CTGACTACTGACTACTGACTACTGACTACTGACTACTGACTACTGACTACTGACTACTGACTACTGACTACTGACTACTGACTACTGACTACTGACTACTGACTACTGACTACTGACTCTTCTAAACATCCAACCGTTCTTTAAAGTAAGCCTTCAGACCGTTGATTGGCAGTCGGATTTGCTCCCACGTGTCGCGGTCGCGAATCGTGACTGTGTCTTTGTCAGCGGTACTGCCGTCCTTGCCCTGGCCCAGCGTGTCAAAGTCCACCGTGACACAAAACGGAGTTCCGATTTCATCCTGGCGGGCATAGAGCTTGCCGATGGCGCCGGTATCGTCATACACGGTGCGAATGCCGCTCTTTTGCAGGTCTTCTTTGATCTTTCGAGCGACTTCGACAATGGCTGAGTTGTTGCGCGCCAGCGGAAGCACCGCCACTTTGATTGGTGCCAGGTGCGGATGGAGTCTCAGCACCACGCGCATATCGGCATCTTTGCCTTCCTGGGCTTTGCCAGCTTTTTCACTGTAGGCATCCATTAGAAATGCCAGGGTGGCCCGGTCGGCACCGGCTGAAGGTTCGATTACATAGGGCACGTAGCGTTCTTTGGCTTCCTGGTCAAAGTATTGCAGCCGTTCGGTTGAATGTTCGTTGACCGTACCCCACTTCTCGCTCTTACCTTTGGAGTGGATGCTCAGGTCATAGTCGGTCCGGTTGGCAATACCTTCCAGCTCATCCCATTGTTTTTCCTGGTCTTCGCGTTCGGGGAAGAAGCGGTACTGCAAATCGGTGCAGGCTCGGGCATAGTGGGCTAACTCGTCTGATTGCTGCACATAGCGGCGGATGTTTTCCGGACGAATGCCCAGTTTGAGATACCACTGATGGCGATCTTCGATCCAACGCTGGTGCCAGTCCTGGTCGGTACCGGGCTTGCAGAAGAATTCAATTTCCATCTGCTCAAATTCACGGGTTCGGAAGGTGAAGTTTCCAGGCACGATTTCATTTCGGAAGGCTTTTCCAATCTGAGCAATCCCAAACGGCACTTTGCGCCAGCGGGTGTTGACCACATTGAGAAAGTTCACAAACATACTCTGGGCCGTTTCCGGGCGGAGGTAGGCCAGGGTGGCGGCGTCTTCAACCGGGCCGACGTTGGTTTTAAACATCAGGTTGAAGGCACGCGGTTCGGTCAGATTGGCACTGCACCCTGAAACCTTGCGTTGTTTGTGTTTTGGACAATCCAGTTCAGCGAGTTTGTCGGCTCGAAACCGTCCTTTGCATTCGCGGCAATCAACCAGTGGATCAGAAAACGTGGCTTCGTGGCCGGAATACTGCCACACCAGGCGATTCATCAAAATCGCTCCGTCAAGACCTTCCATGTCGTCGCGTTCATAGACGTTGGCCCGCCACCAGGCCCGCTTGACGTTATTTTTCAATTCGACACCCAGCGGGCCGTAGTCCCAGGTCGAGCCCAGTCCGCCGTACACTTCGCTGGATGGAAACACAAATCCCCGTCTCTTACACAAAGAGACGATTTTCGCCATATCAACCGTCGTCATAAATTCCTCTGTTCAGAATTGCTTGGTCTGTGTGTTGTTGCAGGAAGTGGGTCCAGGTCAGGGAAGCACACAGCAGCATAAGATAAGAAACCGCGCATTATACACAAATATCTGTTTGAATGAAGAACCCATCAGTGGTTAGTGGCTAGTGATTAGTGATTAGTGGTTAGCGGTGCCAGTTAAGGGTTGAAAAATCGTTCGTTGAAAACAAAGGGATTATCCAAATTACAAATTTTAGCCGGTTAAAGTGCTACCTGTAAGCTATTGATTTTGAAGACTCAATTTCAACCCTTAATTCTCATCACTAACCACTAACCACTAACCACTAACCACATTCTTCACTCTCACTTGAGGTCCAGCCCATCGAGCGAGCCGTTGATTTTCTGATAAACCGACTCAATGATGGCGCGATTGATGGAGGCCGTGGAGCTATTGCTGTCATACCCGATGCGATAGGCCGCCAGAGCATCATTTAACTGCCCGGTTGCTTCAAGCACGACCCCCAGTTTCCACGAAGCGTCTTTTTTCTCAGCGCCATCTGGAAATCCTTCGGCTGCTGTTCGCAGGGCTGTAATCGCTTCATCACGTTTGCCTTCGCGGAAAAGAATCCAGCCCAAAATCGCTTGAGCGCGGAGTTTGAAATGCTGTGCCCGGCCTTCTGGGGAAAGTCCCGGTGGCAGGTCAGCCACGGCATCTTCGCGAGTGGTCGCCTGGCTGGCAAACAGGGCGGCACCTCGGGCAAGTGCTTCAGCTTGCGGGAGTTCGGCATTGGCGTCAACCAGTTTGCGGGCGGCAAACAGGTATCTGAGACCTCGGGCATCGTCTTTCGGAGAC
This genomic stretch from Acidobacteriota bacterium harbors:
- a CDS encoding glycine--tRNA ligase: MAKIVSLCKRRGFVFPSSEVYGGLGSTWDYGPLGVELKNNVKRAWWRANVYERDDMEGLDGAILMNRLVWQYSGHEATFSDPLVDCRECKGRFRADKLAELDCPKHKQRKVSGCSANLTEPRAFNLMFKTNVGPVEDAATLAYLRPETAQSMFVNFLNVVNTRWRKVPFGIAQIGKAFRNEIVPGNFTFRTREFEQMEIEFFCKPGTDQDWHQRWIEDRHQWYLKLGIRPENIRRYVQQSDELAHYARACTDLQYRFFPEREDQEKQWDELEGIANRTDYDLSIHSKGKSEKWGTVNEHSTERLQYFDQEAKERYVPYVIEPSAGADRATLAFLMDAYSEKAGKAQEGKDADMRVVLRLHPHLAPIKVAVLPLARNNSAIVEVARKIKEDLQKSGIRTVYDDTGAIGKLYARQDEIGTPFCVTVDFDTLGQGKDGSTADKDTVTIRDRDTWEQIRLPINGLKAYFKERLDV